Sequence from the Candidatus Poribacteria bacterium genome:
AAAAACAAGGTGATCAAATTCGCCGGTCATTTCCACGGCTGGAACGATCCGTTGATCATCGGGGCCAATCCTCCATATGAGGCTCCACCTCCAGGGATACCGAAGGGATTTCTGGAGAATACGATCGTATGTCCGCCTAACGATATCGAAGCCGTCGAAAGGGTGCTTTCGGAGGATAGGGATGTGGCCTGTGTCATCCTCGAACCGACAGGAGCCTCTTTCGGCGTGATACCGACGAGCGGGGATTTCCTCAAGGCGCTGCGCGATCTAACGCGGAGACACGGCGTCCTGCTGATATTCGATGAGGTGATCACGGGATTCAGGATCTCGCCCGGCGGCGCGCAGGAGTATTACGGTGTGCTTCCGGATCTGACCGCCCTCGCCAAGATACTGGCAGGCGGATTGCCCGGCGGCGCCGTGTGCGGAAGAAGGGAGATCATGGAGCTATTGGAGATAAAGGACGATGAAGAGTGGAAGCTCAAAAGGAAGATGTATCATCCCGGCACCTATAACGCCAATCCCCTCTCCGCCTCTGCAGGCATCGCCACCTTGAAGATCGTCAAGACGGGAGAGCCATGTCAGAGGGCGAACGAACTGGCGGCAAAGCTCAGAAAGGGGATGAACGAGGTGATAGACTCACACGGGCTCAGAAATTGGTGTGTCTACGGGGAGTTCTCCGGTTTCAAGTACCTGCTGAACCATGACTGCGATCTACGTGGCAGATGTGATTACGGAGCGTGTAAGCTGGATTACCGTAAGCTTAAAGGCGCTAATCCCCCTGAACTGAGCCATGCCCTGAGATGCGCCATGCTGCTCAACGGCGTCGATGCCCCCGCCGTCGGCGGGATGACCACGGCGGCCCATACCGAGGAGGATATCGAGAAAACCTGCGAGGCTTTCGATAGATCGATCGATATGCTTAAAAGGAGT
This genomic interval carries:
- a CDS encoding aspartate aminotransferase family protein, giving the protein MERDYNLVDLYMNAFPNSRDLYRRALKIFPSGVTHDSRFLKPYPIYVTHAAGSKKWDEDGNEYIDYWAGHGALLLGHCHPAMVQAVSDQLRRGTHLGACHRLEIEWGELVMQIIPSAERVRFTSSGTEATMMTLRLARTYTGKNKVIKFAGHFHGWNDPLIIGANPPYEAPPPGIPKGFLENTIVCPPNDIEAVERVLSEDRDVACVILEPTGASFGVIPTSGDFLKALRDLTRRHGVLLIFDEVITGFRISPGGAQEYYGVLPDLTALAKILAGGLPGGAVCGRREIMELLEIKDDEEWKLKRKMYHPGTYNANPLSASAGIATLKIVKTGEPCQRANELAAKLRKGMNEVIDSHGLRNWCVYGEFSGFKYLLNHDCDLRGRCDYGACKLDYRKLKGANPPELSHALRCAMLLNGVDAPAVGGMTTAAHTEEDIEKTCEAFDRSIDMLKRSGLI